Proteins from a single region of Desulfovibrio sp. UCD-KL4C:
- the ptsP gene encoding phosphoenolpyruvate--protein phosphotransferase, whose product MIDLNERNIVLGGQASGKIEAIELVGNILVREGFIASEYIESMKRRESVANTFLGNGISIPHGLPENRDKINKTGIAVLQIPEGVTWNSGEIVHLVVGIAAKSDEHIEVLTNLTNVLDDSETAGKLAKTKDVTEIIDALKGNSTTTKRPAPTLDTSDFDVSLDVTITGEHGLHARPATHLVNIAKKFESEIVVEFDGRSGNGKSLASLLKLGVSGGKTIRIHGRGPDSSSALASLKEAIDEGLGEEAEKNILPQIEHGWVPESVKQVIPGCTASPGIATGIVHQFTHNRIVVEAIAKDPEHESHELGQAIAAARRNIRLLYEEVRAKSGEPGAAIFRAHEAFLEDPEMLAETEALIRQGKSAGYAWRQVIDERVRVMEQHDDELLAARAMDLRDVGRRVLRHLAGVVQDAPFKPSEPVILIAEDLTPSDTAQLDPAMILGFCTSGGGPTSHSAIIARSLGIPAIVAAGPSLLEVADNTMVILDGDTGNLYIEPSQSDINAANKVKMHLEELRGDEHRTRFEPALTLDGKRVEVVANIGKASEAENAVNAGGEGIGLMRTEFLFLERETPPDEEEQFQSYKTMVTALNGLPIIIRTLDIGGDKEVSYLNLPHEENPFLGERGIRLCLNWPELFLTQLRAIYRASKYGPIRIMFPMIATLDELEAAKRLAEKARIEVDAKPVEIGIMVEVPSVVSMAREFAQEVDFFSIGTNDLTQYVMAIDRGHPTLAGKADSLHPAILRMIEHVVKEASRAGIWTGVCGGLAGEPLGATILAGLGVKELSMVIPSIAAVKARIRSISLKQASELAQKALNCRDNKQVRALILP is encoded by the coding sequence ATGATTGACTTAAATGAAAGGAATATTGTCCTTGGAGGACAAGCTTCTGGAAAAATTGAAGCCATTGAATTGGTCGGAAACATACTGGTTCGCGAAGGTTTTATTGCCTCGGAATATATCGAAAGTATGAAACGACGTGAATCTGTTGCCAATACTTTTTTAGGTAACGGAATTTCCATTCCGCATGGATTGCCGGAAAACAGAGATAAAATAAACAAAACAGGAATTGCTGTTCTTCAAATTCCTGAAGGCGTAACTTGGAACTCCGGTGAAATAGTACACTTAGTTGTCGGCATTGCCGCCAAATCGGATGAGCATATTGAAGTTTTAACCAATCTGACAAATGTACTGGATGATTCTGAAACAGCTGGAAAACTAGCCAAAACAAAAGACGTTACTGAAATTATTGATGCACTTAAGGGAAATTCAACCACCACCAAACGTCCAGCACCGACATTAGACACCTCAGATTTCGATGTTTCATTAGATGTCACGATTACAGGAGAACATGGACTGCATGCGCGCCCTGCCACACATTTGGTTAATATCGCAAAAAAATTCGAGTCAGAAATAGTAGTTGAGTTCGACGGACGCTCAGGCAACGGTAAAAGTCTTGCTTCCCTGCTTAAACTGGGCGTTTCCGGCGGTAAAACCATCCGTATTCATGGTAGAGGCCCTGACTCCAGCTCTGCTTTAGCCTCCCTAAAGGAGGCTATAGACGAAGGTCTCGGTGAAGAAGCAGAAAAAAATATACTTCCCCAGATAGAACACGGCTGGGTTCCAGAATCTGTCAAACAGGTTATCCCCGGTTGCACCGCATCTCCTGGAATAGCAACAGGAATAGTACATCAATTCACTCACAACCGTATTGTGGTTGAAGCAATAGCAAAAGATCCGGAACACGAATCGCATGAATTAGGTCAGGCTATTGCAGCGGCACGCCGCAACATTCGCCTTTTATATGAAGAAGTCAGGGCTAAATCAGGTGAACCGGGAGCGGCAATTTTCAGAGCCCATGAAGCCTTTCTTGAAGATCCTGAAATGTTGGCTGAAACAGAAGCGTTAATCCGACAAGGCAAAAGTGCCGGATATGCTTGGCGACAAGTAATTGATGAGCGCGTCCGCGTCATGGAACAACATGATGATGAACTACTGGCAGCCCGTGCTATGGATCTCAGAGATGTTGGACGACGGGTATTACGCCATCTTGCAGGAGTTGTTCAGGATGCACCATTCAAGCCCAGTGAACCAGTTATTCTCATTGCAGAAGATCTTACCCCTTCAGACACAGCGCAATTAGACCCTGCCATGATCCTTGGGTTCTGCACATCCGGAGGCGGACCGACTTCACATTCTGCTATTATCGCTCGCTCTCTTGGTATTCCAGCCATAGTAGCAGCAGGTCCAAGTCTTTTGGAAGTAGCTGACAACACCATGGTCATCCTCGATGGAGACACCGGGAATTTATATATTGAACCGAGTCAATCTGACATCAATGCTGCAAATAAAGTTAAAATGCATCTGGAAGAATTGCGTGGTGATGAACATAGAACCCGCTTCGAACCAGCCCTTACTCTTGATGGAAAACGTGTAGAAGTCGTAGCAAATATTGGAAAAGCCAGCGAAGCCGAAAATGCAGTTAATGCCGGAGGAGAAGGCATCGGCCTTATGCGTACTGAATTTTTATTTCTGGAAAGAGAAACTCCGCCTGACGAAGAGGAACAATTCCAAAGCTACAAAACGATGGTGACGGCCCTCAACGGTTTACCCATTATAATTCGTACTCTGGATATCGGAGGAGACAAAGAAGTCTCATATCTTAACCTGCCACATGAGGAGAACCCTTTCCTTGGAGAACGCGGTATCCGCTTATGTCTTAACTGGCCTGAACTTTTTCTAACTCAGTTACGCGCAATATACAGAGCATCCAAATACGGACCAATCAGAATAATGTTCCCCATGATTGCCACCCTTGATGAACTGGAAGCAGCAAAACGGTTGGCTGAAAAAGCCCGCATTGAAGTCGATGCAAAACCAGTAGAAATTGGAATAATGGTGGAAGTTCCATCAGTAGTATCAATGGCTCGTGAATTTGCGCAAGAGGTCGATTTCTTCTCAATCGGAACAAATGACTTAACGCAATATGTTATGGCTATTGATAGAGGCCACCCAACTTTAGCTGGAAAAGCAGACAGCTTACACCCCGCCATACTACGCATGATCGAGCATGTTGTTAAAGAAGCTAGCAGAGCAGGTATTTGGACAGGTGTTTGCGGCGGGCTGGCCGGAGAACCGCTTGGAGCTACAATTCTAGCCGGGCTGGGCGTTAAAGAACTCAGTATGGTTATCCCCAGCATTGCCGCGGTTAAAGCACGCATTCGCTCAATCAGCCTGAAACAAGCCAGTGAACTGGCACAAAAAGCTTTGAACTGCCGTGATAACAAGCAGGTTCGAGCACTCATTCTGCCATAA
- a CDS encoding PTS fructose-like transporter subunit IIB produces the protein MSKIVAVTACPTGVAHTIMAAEALKKVGASMGHQVEVETQGAEGAKDVLSQETINAADVVIIAADIHVNPVRFQGKALYAVTTSEAIRNTKAIIEAALGEADEMAKPISAKDTSSENKFIIGVTSCPTGIAHTFMAAEALRKTGVALGYEVKIETQGSVGSKNVLTDEDIARADAVVIAADAFVDPKRFDGKPLYETSTKEALHDAKSVIKSALAAKPTVKKGLGEQVAEIKKDRSAATSGPYRHLMTGVSYMLPVVVAGGLMIALAFAFGGIYAGDQTGTLGWALMQIGGTGAFSLFVPVFSAFIAYSIAQRPGITAGIVGGLLATNVGAGFLGGIVAGFMAGYLTKFLNDKIKLPQHLDGLKPVLILPFLSTLVVGLMMIYVIGPPVKIALTSLSAWLQSMQSSSALALGLLLGAMMAFDMGGPVNKAAYTFGVGLLSAKIYAPMAAVMAAGMTPPLGLALAATFFKSRFTKEEHEASKAAFILGISFITEGAIPFAARDPFRVIPCIMLGSAVTGAISMVMKCTLMVPHGGIFVLPIPHAVTNILAYAIAIVIGTLITAGALFIVKRPLKQITD, from the coding sequence ATGTCAAAAATTGTAGCTGTTACGGCATGTCCAACAGGTGTAGCCCACACAATAATGGCTGCCGAGGCTTTAAAAAAAGTCGGCGCCAGCATGGGCCATCAGGTGGAAGTAGAAACGCAAGGAGCGGAAGGCGCAAAAGACGTTCTGTCTCAGGAAACCATTAACGCGGCTGATGTGGTCATAATTGCGGCAGATATTCACGTTAATCCGGTAAGATTCCAAGGGAAGGCACTGTACGCTGTAACCACCAGTGAAGCTATCCGTAACACTAAAGCTATCATCGAAGCGGCCCTCGGCGAAGCTGATGAAATGGCAAAACCTATCTCAGCAAAAGACACTTCAAGCGAAAATAAATTTATTATCGGCGTAACCTCCTGCCCAACAGGCATAGCTCACACTTTTATGGCAGCCGAAGCACTACGTAAGACTGGAGTGGCTCTTGGATATGAAGTTAAAATTGAAACTCAAGGTTCAGTTGGGTCCAAGAATGTCCTGACTGATGAGGATATAGCACGGGCAGATGCCGTAGTAATTGCAGCCGACGCATTCGTAGATCCAAAACGGTTTGATGGTAAACCACTATATGAGACATCAACGAAAGAAGCACTTCATGATGCAAAAAGTGTTATAAAGTCAGCTCTTGCAGCAAAACCGACAGTAAAAAAAGGATTAGGTGAGCAAGTTGCGGAGATTAAGAAGGATCGTTCCGCAGCCACCTCCGGCCCATATCGTCATTTAATGACAGGCGTTTCATACATGCTGCCTGTAGTTGTTGCCGGTGGTCTTATGATCGCTCTGGCCTTTGCTTTCGGCGGTATTTACGCCGGAGACCAAACCGGCACTCTCGGATGGGCATTGATGCAGATTGGTGGGACCGGAGCTTTCTCTCTTTTTGTCCCTGTATTCAGTGCATTTATTGCCTACTCCATTGCCCAGCGCCCTGGTATTACGGCAGGTATCGTAGGCGGCTTGCTCGCGACCAATGTGGGAGCAGGTTTTCTGGGAGGTATCGTTGCCGGTTTCATGGCAGGTTATCTAACCAAGTTTCTAAATGACAAAATTAAACTTCCGCAGCATCTTGATGGACTCAAACCTGTTCTTATATTGCCTTTCCTCTCAACACTGGTTGTAGGGTTGATGATGATATATGTCATCGGACCACCTGTTAAAATTGCGCTCACATCACTCTCCGCATGGCTTCAAAGTATGCAAAGTTCAAGCGCATTGGCCCTCGGCCTATTACTTGGCGCAATGATGGCCTTTGATATGGGAGGCCCAGTAAACAAGGCAGCTTACACATTTGGCGTTGGTTTATTATCTGCCAAGATATACGCCCCTATGGCCGCAGTTATGGCAGCAGGTATGACGCCTCCGCTAGGCCTGGCACTTGCTGCAACATTCTTTAAAAGCCGCTTCACAAAAGAAGAACATGAAGCAAGTAAGGCAGCATTTATTCTTGGAATATCTTTCATAACAGAAGGCGCAATCCCATTTGCTGCCAGAGACCCTTTTAGAGTCATACCATGTATTATGTTAGGATCGGCTGTTACAGGAGCCATTTCCATGGTTATGAAATGCACCTTAATGGTCCCGCACGGAGGAATATTTGTTCTTCCTATTCCACATGCGGTAACCAACATTTTAGCCTACGCCATAGCAATAGTAATCGGAACTCTAATCACTGCCGGAGCACTCTTTATTGTAAAGCGTCCGCTAAAGCAAATTACTGACTAA
- the pfkB gene encoding 1-phosphofructokinase — protein sequence MTKNKHIVTVTMNPAVDLACSVPDFTAGKVNRATGYQMNAAGKGVNIAVLLRKFNLPMTATGFLGIDNAHIFEKLFQNQNIIDEFVRVPGETRTGIKILDPNAKATTDINLPGLVPTTEHINILLQTVERLAKAVAMVIIGGSLPATVDPGIISELVTVIKANGAKAIVDTSGSALRNAVKALPYLIKPNDDELAEIVGHPLHKLDEIITDARKMNKSGIETVIVSLGSRGALFIKKDEELFAKPPKVEVVSTVGAGDAMIGGMVAGMALGLSFKEQVRLATSLSAATVAQAGPSLDKLENAKELEDLIAIEHINIEGGISCQKL from the coding sequence ATGACTAAAAACAAGCATATAGTAACTGTAACTATGAACCCGGCTGTAGATCTGGCCTGCTCGGTACCGGACTTTACAGCAGGCAAGGTCAACCGTGCCACGGGATATCAAATGAACGCCGCAGGAAAAGGAGTGAACATAGCAGTTCTGCTGCGAAAATTTAACTTACCGATGACTGCAACAGGTTTTCTCGGCATAGACAATGCCCATATATTCGAAAAACTTTTTCAGAATCAGAATATTATTGATGAATTTGTGAGGGTTCCTGGAGAAACTCGTACCGGAATAAAAATTCTGGACCCAAACGCCAAAGCCACCACGGACATTAATTTACCTGGGTTAGTCCCAACTACAGAACATATAAATATATTACTTCAAACAGTAGAACGTTTAGCAAAAGCTGTCGCCATGGTAATTATTGGCGGAAGTTTACCTGCGACTGTTGATCCAGGTATCATCAGTGAACTTGTGACTGTAATAAAAGCTAATGGCGCCAAAGCCATTGTAGACACTAGCGGTTCAGCTTTGAGAAACGCCGTCAAGGCTTTACCTTATTTAATTAAACCTAACGACGATGAACTAGCTGAAATTGTTGGACACCCCTTACACAAATTAGACGAAATCATAACTGATGCACGGAAAATGAATAAATCAGGCATAGAAACTGTTATTGTTTCACTCGGTTCTCGCGGGGCCTTATTCATCAAAAAAGACGAAGAACTCTTTGCAAAACCGCCAAAAGTTGAAGTTGTCAGCACAGTGGGAGCCGGAGATGCTATGATCGGAGGAATGGTGGCTGGAATGGCACTTGGTTTGTCATTCAAAGAGCAGGTCCGCCTTGCAACATCTCTTTCTGCCGCCACAGTGGCTCAGGCCGGTCCAAGTTTAGATAAGTTAGAGAACGCAAAGGAACTGGAAGACCTAATTGCGATTGAACATATCAACATAGAAGGGGGTATTTCATGTCAAAAATTGTAG